Proteins from a single region of Nocardioides anomalus:
- a CDS encoding Ig-like domain-containing protein yields MRETPVLDWDPVPDADLYMVYVSRDRNFQNMVYGSYSDSGSLPRTTNTRWSPTIAMPDSQAGVAYYWFVRPCKSYDNCAPDPLKANHAFDKTSPTVQGLQVSADDGDDITFSWQDYGATSQNPANASPSTGEVGTQTAMSYRVQVATNEAFTNIIDDNTVDQTTYTSADRLYPEGQLYWRVQVVDGSGNLLTLPSTASTFTKASPAPQLLGPSGPSPATQPFQWSASNYASSYTLEVYQNGDTAASPSNLVLSQGGVQQTAWADFQELPSGTSYVWRVRRVDSAGNNGPWSAWGQFQVQPGMPALVSPAAGVRLPVRDSLFTWTAVTGAASYRWERRAAGSTNGEVVTTRASAWAPTGQLATGSYQWRVSALDSSDHVMGTSDWRAFSVDATVPTITKRKPDGGLKVKAAITLTFSEKVQGVSAKTIQLKGKGKGGKVKFKVKLDKSGTKAKISHKGRLKKGAVYQLKIKDGITDVAGNPLAAATFSYTVS; encoded by the coding sequence ATGCGCGAGACTCCCGTGCTCGACTGGGACCCGGTGCCCGATGCGGACCTGTACATGGTCTACGTCTCGCGGGACCGCAACTTCCAGAACATGGTCTACGGAAGCTACTCCGACTCGGGCTCGCTCCCGCGCACGACCAACACGCGCTGGAGCCCCACCATCGCGATGCCCGACAGCCAAGCCGGGGTGGCCTACTACTGGTTCGTCCGGCCCTGCAAGTCCTACGACAACTGCGCCCCGGACCCGCTCAAGGCCAACCACGCCTTCGACAAGACCTCGCCGACGGTGCAGGGGCTCCAGGTGTCGGCGGACGACGGCGACGACATCACGTTCTCGTGGCAGGACTACGGCGCCACGAGCCAGAACCCGGCCAACGCCAGTCCCAGCACGGGCGAGGTGGGCACACAGACCGCGATGAGCTACCGCGTCCAGGTCGCCACGAACGAGGCGTTCACCAACATCATCGACGACAACACCGTCGACCAGACGACGTACACGTCCGCTGATCGCCTCTACCCCGAAGGCCAGCTCTACTGGCGGGTGCAGGTCGTCGACGGCTCGGGGAACCTGCTCACCCTGCCCAGCACGGCGTCGACCTTCACCAAGGCCTCGCCTGCGCCGCAGCTGCTCGGGCCCAGCGGCCCGAGCCCAGCCACCCAGCCGTTCCAGTGGAGCGCGAGCAACTACGCGAGCTCCTACACCCTCGAGGTCTACCAGAACGGCGACACGGCCGCGTCGCCGAGCAACCTGGTGCTCTCGCAGGGCGGTGTCCAGCAGACCGCGTGGGCGGACTTCCAGGAGCTGCCGAGCGGGACGTCGTACGTGTGGCGCGTCCGTCGGGTCGACAGCGCAGGCAACAACGGCCCGTGGAGCGCCTGGGGCCAGTTCCAGGTGCAGCCGGGGATGCCAGCCCTGGTGTCCCCCGCGGCCGGCGTCCGCCTCCCGGTCCGCGACTCGCTCTTCACGTGGACCGCGGTGACCGGAGCGGCGTCGTACCGGTGGGAGCGTCGGGCCGCTGGGTCGACCAACGGCGAGGTGGTCACCACCCGCGCAAGCGCGTGGGCGCCCACCGGCCAGCTGGCCACCGGCAGCTACCAGTGGCGAGTCAGTGCCCTGGACTCCTCCGACCACGTCATGGGCACCAGCGACTGGCGCGCCTTCAGCGTGGACGCGACCGTCCCGACGATCACCAAGCGCAAGCCGGACGGCGGGCTCAAGGTGAAGGCGGCGATCACCCTGACCTTCAGCGAGAAGGTCCAGGGGGTCTCGGCCAAGACCATCCAGCTCAAGGGCAAGGGCAAGGGTGGGAAGGTGAAGTTCAAGGTGAAGCTGGACAAGAGCGGCACCAAGGCCAAGATCTCCCACAAGGGGCGCCTGAAGAAGGGCGCCGTCTACCAGCTCAAGATCAAGGACGGCATCACCGATGTGGCCGGCAACCCGCTGGCGGCCGCGACCTTCTCCTACACGGTGTCCTGA
- a CDS encoding fibronectin type III domain-containing protein, whose product MTVRPHPARARRAALLVLLIALVLGTATALGGPAQAAGVGTPDGLQPQGGVTDVNPVLSWSPVKGATSYDVQVSANGDYSSPVYDQGTVNTHATPTEQLPMTKLYWRVRARKDGETGGWANGSFSRNKLAGPTLLAPDDGATLAQPSQAPLLRWNPVAGATSYTVEVDKGATPDWVDSRTAGTRGTSMVWAEGSQQDVGTYSWRVTATVGSGQTTFSSAARSYTIGTLGAITVTSPAPDAQVEQVVFGWNPLPGAMTYDIRVSTDDSFNTIIDQRNLRGTRFSPPKTYDVDDYWWQVRPRSMFDKAPDWTTVPVRHFQRTWEGAGAVPVLTYPANALSPTVPDDFYYQWTPARLASRYRLDVGPNQNFSPGTYDSCFTTQTTFVPFALNGPGAIGCQPGPGQVLYWRVKALDGAGSEIQGVYSAISKFVYNPGHVEVISPKSGSVDIPTLRWKPFLDAEHYRVTISWNGGAVVADTKSLSYTPTSLDPANSPFSWTVQAYDAFGTSNPIELSPPGHLQPDRDGADHGCRSPHPSRAVTVSLDHPVPGPAVGADAGSGLLQDLRRHPGQPVRLRAQRQPDVPRVDRRLLAVPERR is encoded by the coding sequence GTGACCGTCCGTCCCCACCCCGCACGCGCCCGCCGGGCAGCGCTGCTGGTCCTGCTGATCGCCCTCGTCCTCGGGACCGCGACGGCCCTCGGCGGGCCGGCCCAGGCGGCCGGGGTCGGCACCCCCGACGGTCTCCAGCCCCAGGGCGGCGTGACCGACGTCAACCCGGTGCTCTCGTGGTCGCCGGTCAAGGGCGCGACGAGCTACGACGTCCAGGTCTCCGCGAACGGCGACTACTCCAGTCCGGTCTACGACCAGGGCACGGTCAACACCCACGCCACGCCGACCGAGCAGCTGCCGATGACGAAGCTGTACTGGCGGGTCCGGGCGCGCAAGGACGGCGAGACCGGTGGGTGGGCGAACGGCTCGTTCAGCCGCAACAAGCTGGCCGGCCCGACCCTGCTGGCGCCTGACGACGGGGCCACCCTGGCCCAGCCTTCCCAGGCCCCGCTGCTCCGCTGGAACCCGGTCGCCGGCGCCACCTCCTACACCGTCGAGGTCGACAAGGGCGCGACGCCGGACTGGGTGGACAGCCGGACGGCCGGGACACGAGGCACGTCGATGGTCTGGGCCGAGGGGAGCCAGCAGGACGTCGGGACCTACAGCTGGCGCGTCACGGCGACGGTCGGCAGCGGCCAGACGACGTTCTCGTCGGCGGCCCGGTCCTACACCATCGGCACGCTGGGTGCGATCACCGTCACGTCCCCCGCGCCGGACGCTCAGGTCGAGCAGGTCGTCTTCGGCTGGAACCCGCTCCCCGGCGCGATGACCTACGACATCCGCGTGAGCACCGACGACTCGTTCAACACGATCATCGACCAGCGCAACCTGCGCGGGACGCGGTTCTCCCCGCCGAAGACCTACGACGTCGACGACTACTGGTGGCAGGTCCGGCCACGGTCGATGTTCGACAAGGCGCCGGACTGGACGACGGTCCCGGTGCGCCACTTCCAGCGCACCTGGGAAGGGGCCGGCGCCGTCCCGGTGCTGACCTACCCGGCGAACGCGCTCTCGCCCACCGTTCCGGACGACTTCTACTACCAGTGGACGCCGGCGCGCCTGGCCTCGCGCTACCGCCTCGACGTCGGGCCGAACCAGAACTTCTCGCCCGGCACCTACGACTCCTGCTTCACGACCCAGACCACCTTCGTGCCGTTCGCGCTGAACGGACCGGGAGCCATCGGCTGCCAGCCCGGCCCCGGCCAGGTCCTCTACTGGCGCGTCAAGGCCCTCGACGGCGCCGGGTCCGAGATCCAGGGCGTCTACTCCGCGATCTCGAAGTTCGTCTACAACCCGGGTCACGTCGAGGTGATCTCGCCCAAGAGCGGGTCCGTGGACATCCCCACTCTCCGGTGGAAGCCGTTCCTCGACGCCGAGCACTACCGGGTCACGATCAGCTGGAACGGCGGGGCCGTCGTCGCCGACACCAAGTCGCTGTCCTACACCCCGACGAGCCTCGACCCCGCCAACAGTCCCTTCTCGTGGACCGTGCAGGCCTACGACGCCTTCGGGACCAGCAACCCGATCGAGCTGTCCCCCCCAGGGCACCTTCAGCCTGACCGGGACGGTGCCGACCACGGCTGCCGCTCCCCTCACCCCTCTCGCGCCGTCACCGTCAGCCTCGACCACCCGGTTCCCGGCCCTGCGGTGGGAGCCGATGCCGGGAGCGGCTTACTACAAGATCTTCGTCGGCACCCAGGGCAACCCGTTCGTCTCCGCGCTCAGCGGCAGCCCGACGTTCCCCGCGTGGACCGACGACTCCTCGCAGTTCCTGAACGCCGGTGA
- a CDS encoding Lrp/AsnC family transcriptional regulator yields the protein MITAISFVKAEVARIPEVAEAIAALDGVSEVYSVTGEIDLIVLVRVKAHEDVADVVADRVNKVPGVLSTETHIAFRAYSQIDLEAAFSLGIE from the coding sequence GTGATCACCGCCATCAGCTTCGTCAAGGCCGAGGTGGCCCGCATCCCCGAGGTGGCCGAGGCGATCGCCGCCCTCGACGGCGTCAGCGAGGTCTACTCGGTCACCGGCGAGATCGACCTGATCGTGCTGGTCCGCGTCAAGGCCCACGAGGACGTCGCCGACGTCGTCGCCGACCGCGTCAACAAGGTCCCCGGCGTGCTGTCGACCGAGACCCACATCGCCTTCCGGGCCTACTCCCAGATCGACCTCGAGGCCGCGTTCTCGCTCGGGATCGAGTAG
- a CDS encoding DEDD exonuclease domain-containing protein, with amino-acid sequence MSTTTARWESQRTFDELGRPLRDLTFVVVDLETTGGSAADGSMITEIGAVKVRGGEVLGEFQTLVNPQTQIPPFIAVLTGISNAMVADAPPIESALPAFLEFAAGSVLVAHNAPFDVGFLKHFAHEQGRPWPNFEVVDTAKVARRVITRDDAPNCKLSSLARVFRSGTTPNHRALSDARATVDVLHGLMERLGGLGVHTLEELQTFSAKVSTAQRRKRHLAEGLPHSPGVYLFCDDSRRVLYVGTSRDLRTRVRTYFTASETRSRMGEMVGLATTVEGIVCSTPLEAQVRELRLIAEHKPRYNRRSRFPERMHFVKLTREPWPRLSLVTKVLADDADYLGPFSSRKAAEKCLAALHDTFPVRQCSDRFGKVPSRSPCVLAELGRCLAPCDGSVDHTTYASVVRLLQDTLVRRPDEVVEAINQRMEALAGDERFEEAGVHRDRLAAFVRAAARTQRLSALSRCPEIVATRREDDGRWSVHVVRHGRLAAAGVIPPGADAHQYVHELRLSAETVDLPLSPALGPVPAATAEESEKVLRWLESDGVRLVDVVGEWACPVAGAGRHLAVHDAVEHSRRSLVPFRDRRDLGTVAQPAR; translated from the coding sequence GTGAGCACGACGACCGCCCGCTGGGAGTCCCAGCGCACGTTCGACGAGCTGGGGCGCCCGCTGCGCGACCTGACCTTCGTCGTCGTCGACCTCGAGACGACCGGCGGATCGGCGGCGGACGGTTCGATGATCACCGAGATCGGCGCGGTCAAGGTCCGCGGCGGCGAGGTGCTGGGCGAGTTCCAGACCCTGGTCAACCCGCAGACCCAGATCCCGCCGTTCATCGCCGTGCTCACCGGCATCAGCAACGCGATGGTCGCCGACGCCCCGCCGATCGAGTCCGCGCTGCCGGCGTTCCTGGAGTTCGCCGCGGGTTCGGTGCTGGTGGCCCACAACGCACCGTTCGACGTCGGCTTCCTCAAGCACTTCGCCCACGAGCAGGGCCGCCCGTGGCCCAACTTCGAGGTCGTCGACACCGCCAAGGTGGCCCGCCGCGTCATCACCCGCGACGACGCGCCCAACTGCAAGCTGTCCTCGCTGGCCCGGGTCTTCCGGTCGGGCACCACGCCCAACCACCGGGCGCTCTCCGACGCCCGCGCCACCGTCGACGTGCTCCACGGGCTCATGGAGCGGCTCGGCGGCCTCGGCGTGCACACCCTCGAGGAGCTCCAGACCTTCTCGGCCAAGGTCTCCACCGCCCAGCGCCGCAAGCGCCACCTGGCCGAGGGGCTGCCGCACTCCCCCGGGGTCTACCTGTTCTGCGACGACTCGCGCCGGGTGCTCTACGTCGGCACCTCCCGCGACCTGCGCACCCGCGTCCGCACCTACTTCACCGCCTCCGAGACCCGCTCCCGGATGGGCGAGATGGTCGGCCTGGCCACGACCGTGGAGGGCATCGTCTGCAGCACGCCTCTCGAGGCCCAGGTCCGCGAGCTGCGCCTCATCGCCGAGCACAAACCGCGCTACAACCGGCGCTCCCGCTTCCCCGAGCGTATGCACTTCGTCAAGCTCACCCGCGAGCCCTGGCCCCGACTCTCCCTCGTGACCAAGGTGCTGGCCGACGACGCCGACTACCTCGGCCCCTTTTCCTCCCGCAAGGCGGCCGAGAAGTGCCTGGCCGCGCTCCACGACACGTTCCCCGTCCGCCAGTGCAGCGACCGGTTCGGCAAGGTCCCCTCCCGCAGCCCGTGCGTCCTGGCCGAGCTGGGGCGCTGCCTCGCCCCCTGCGACGGCAGCGTCGACCACACGACGTACGCCTCGGTCGTGCGCCTGCTCCAGGACACGCTCGTGCGGCGCCCCGACGAGGTCGTCGAGGCCATCAACCAGCGCATGGAGGCTCTGGCCGGCGACGAGCGCTTCGAGGAGGCCGGCGTCCACCGCGACCGCCTCGCGGCGTTCGTCCGCGCCGCCGCCCGCACCCAGCGGCTCTCCGCCCTCTCCCGCTGCCCCGAGATCGTCGCCACCCGCCGCGAGGACGACGGACGCTGGTCGGTGCACGTCGTGCGCCACGGCCGCCTCGCCGCCGCCGGCGTCATCCCGCCCGGCGCCGACGCCCACCAGTACGTCCACGAGCTGCGCCTGTCCGCCGAGACCGTCGATCTCCCCCTCTCCCCCGCCCTCGGCCCGGTCCCCGCCGCCACCGCCGAGGAGTCCGAGAAGGTGCTGCGCTGGCTGGAGTCCGACGGCGTCCGCCTCGTCGACGTCGTCGGCGAGTGGGCCTGCCCCGTCGCCGGCGCCGGCCGCCACCTCGCCGTCCACGACGCCGTCGAGCACTCCCGCCGCTCGCTCGTCCCCTTCCGCGACCGCCGCGACCTCGGCACCGTCGCCCAGCCGGCGCGCTAG